In Clostridia bacterium, the following are encoded in one genomic region:
- the dut gene encoding dUTP diphosphatase yields the protein MKMKIKIKKLCENAVLPTYGSAGAAGADLYACLDKEELSIGKGETVLVRTGIQMAIPEGYVGLVYARSGLASKRGLAPANKVGVIDSDYRGEILVALYNQSGAAQTVKNGERIAQIVIAPYLKADFEESDCLEETERGEGGFGSTGR from the coding sequence TTGAAAATGAAAATCAAGATCAAGAAACTCTGTGAAAATGCGGTTCTCCCGACCTACGGCTCTGCGGGAGCGGCGGGCGCGGATCTGTACGCTTGCTTGGATAAAGAAGAACTTTCGATAGGGAAAGGCGAGACGGTCCTCGTCCGAACGGGCATTCAAATGGCGATCCCGGAAGGGTACGTCGGGCTCGTGTATGCGCGGAGCGGGCTCGCGTCCAAGAGGGGGCTCGCGCCCGCGAATAAGGTCGGGGTCATCGATTCCGATTACCGCGGCGAGATTCTCGTCGCGCTTTATAATCAATCGGGCGCCGCGCAAACGGTCAAAAACGGCGAACGTATCGCGCAAATCGTCATCGCGCCCTATCTCAAAGCGGATTTCGAGGAATCGGATTGCTTGGAAGAAACGGAAAGAGGAGAAGGAGGATTCGGATCCACCGGAAGATGA